The segment TTTACATGCAGGTCCACACTTTCCATGTGCTGGAAGTCATCCTGTTTCAAGAGGTCGCAAAATGTTGCAATGGTTGCATGGCCACAAAACTCCACCTCTCTTTCAGAAGAGAAATACCTGAGGCGGAAGCTGTTTCCACCTATCTGCCTCACATAGGCAACCTCGCAAACAAAGCCTTTTAGTTCCGTGGCAATCTTTTGCATCTCAGAGTCGCCTATCTCTTCGCCATCCTCCAAAAAAACAACGGCGGCAGGGTTCCCGTCGGACAAGGGCGTAGCGAAAGCATCTACTTTTTTAAACTTAAACTCCTTCATCAACAAGCTCCTTTACGTTAGTTGCGGTGGTAGCGGCATCTCCTCTACTACTTTAGATCAAATGCGGGTATCGGAATGAACAGATTCTAACATGGAAAATATTAGAAAATATGATACTGAGAATCAATTGGCTCCCCGGTCCGTACGCTCAGCAAAACCATATCTCTCTACTTATTAAAAAGTTATAACTGACTCGCTCTTTTTATGCTGTTTTCGCAGCGGAACGGTGTAAAAACGGAAGCTCTTCATCATGCTAAAAGCTATGTTTTAATATGGACCGATTTTATGGAATATCCTCCATAAGACAGATATCCTCGGCCCTGGTCTAATTCAAATATCATTTTGCCCAGCCGTATGCTATAGTTAACCATTCTAATATCCCCTTGGCGGAGACTATACGTTTACATTCGGCTAATTCTGGTCGGTTCTTTACAGTCGCCTCCCCTGAGAAAACTTGAGGCGCAACCATGTATGTATCATACCCCCTTATAATTTCTGACGAAATTTTGACCAATAGTCATTGTGGAACCTTAAACAATGACGCAATATCCACCAAGCCAAAAGCCGGCGGTAAAGTGGAAAAAGTTCCCACCGCAATTATTTATTGCGAAGGGAACTTCGCCGACATCGATGGCAAGACCGCAAATGGGCTGGTCCGTCACTCGGAAAAGTACAAAATCCTATCGGTCATCGACAGCGAGAAAAGTGGTTTCAATGCTGGTATGGTGCTAGACGGTAAGCCGAACGCCATTCCCATCTGTCGCGACCTCACCGAGGCACTAGTACACGCCGGAGATCTACCAGATTATTTTATCTATGGAATGGCTCCGTCCAGCGGCATGTTGACGAAACAGGAGCGCGACCTCGCATTAAAGGTCATACGTCTCGGAATAAATGTGGTGAACGGTCTCCATGAGTTTTTGAACGATGATCCGGAATTCGTAGCGGCGAGTAAGGCGTCAAACGTTAAAATTATTGATATCCGAAAACCCCGCGCCAAGAAGGATCTGCGGCAGTTCAGCGGTCGCATTGAAGAAGTAACCTGCCCACGTATCGCAGTGCTCGGCACCGACGCCGCCATCGGCAAACGAACAACCGCCACTATCCTG is part of the Nitrospinota bacterium genome and harbors:
- a CDS encoding DUF1611 domain-containing protein is translated as MTNSHCGTLNNDAISTKPKAGGKVEKVPTAIIYCEGNFADIDGKTANGLVRHSEKYKILSVIDSEKSGFNAGMVLDGKPNAIPICRDLTEALVHAGDLPDYFIYGMAPSSGMLTKQERDLALKVIRLGINVVNGLHEFLNDDPEFVAASKASNVKIIDIRKPRAKKDLRQFSGRIEEVTCPRIAVLGTDAAIGKRTTATILTRALNDHGVKAVMVSTGQTGLIQGARYGIALDAIPSQFCSGEMEASIVEAFEGENPDVIIIEGQGALSHPAYLSSCFILRGSRPDGVVLQHAPGRINRCDCNQMPMPTPSTEINLIQTFANTNVIGLTINHENMSC